CGTCGCGACCCACGATGACCAGCTCTCCGCGCTCGACCTCGCGCACGAGGCGCGCGCCCAGCACCGGCAACGCGCAGCTCTCGGAGGCGATGACGCAGCGCCCCGCGTCCAGTTCGCCGATGCACAGCGGGCGCACCCCCCACGGGTCGCGCAGCGCCAGCAAGCGCCCCTCGCGGTCGCCCGGCCCGAGCCCATCGGTCAGCATGGTCAGGGAATACGAGCCCTGGCAGGCGGAGGCGGCGGCGCGAATGGCGTCCTGGAAAGTGGGCGCGGTGTCGGCCTCAAGCGCGATGAGCTTGGCGATGATCTCGCTGTCGGTGGTGGATTCGAGGTGAATGCCGGCGGCGTTCAGCCGCTGGCGCAGCTCCGGGGCGTTGACCAGGCTGCCGTTGTGGCCCAGCGCCAGGTTGGCGCCGAACCCCGGCACCGGCGTCAGCAGCGGCTGCGCGTTGGCAGGGTGGCTGCCGCCCATGGTCGAGTAGCGGTTGTGGCCGATGGCCGCATCGCCCCCGAGCAGGGCCAAGGTGTCCTCGTCGAACACCTGCATGACCAGACCCATGCCGCGGTGGAGCTTGAGCTTGCCGCCACCGGTGACCGCAATCCCCGCGCTCTCCTCACCGCGGTGCTGGAGCTGGATGAGGCCGAAGTATGCCATGCGCGCGACGTCTTCGCCGGGCGAGAAGACGCCGAAGACCCCGCAGGATTCGCGGGGGGCCTCATGTCGGGACGCAGAGCAGGGCCTGTGCATGCTGGACATATCGGGCAGGAGGCCAGCTCCTGCCCTACGCCTTTCCGTCCATGTCAATCTGCGTCATCTGCGAAATCTGCGGATCATCTCCGCTACCCCATCAACCCCGGGATCGCGCCCTCGTAGGCCGGTTCCATCTCGGCCACCGGCAAGTCAATGATACCCGCGCCGGAAGCTGATTCAATGCGCAGGCTGTCGCCGCCGACCTTGCCAATGAGCGCCCACGGCGCGCCCTGGGACTCGGCGATGCGGGTTACCGCCTCCACCTCCTGCGGGCGCACCGCCAGGACGATGCGCGATTGGCTCTCGCCGAAGAGCGCGGCGTCGAGGCGAATGTCTGCCGGGCCCGCAGGGAGCCTGATTTCCGCGCCGAGGTTGCCGCGGATGCACATTTCCGCCAGCGCCACCGCCAGCCCGCCGTCCGCGCAATCGTGGGCCGAGCGCACCAGCCCCGCGCGGATCGCCGCCAGGCACGCCGCCTGCACCGCCTGCTCGCGCCCCAGGTCGAGCGCCGGGGGATGACCCGCCTCCAGCCCGTGGGCGAGGGCCAGGTACTCGCTGCCGCCCAGCTCGTCGCGGCTCTCACCGAGCAGGATAATCTCGTCGCCCGCCTCCTTGAAATCAATCGTCGCGCGGCGCTCAAGGTCTTCGATCACCCCCACCAGGCCGATCACCGGCGTGGGGTAGATCGCGTCGGCCTGACTCTCGTTGTAGAAGCTGACATTGCCGCTCACCACCGGCAGACGGAAGGCGCGACAGGCCGCCACCAGCCCCTCTACCGCGCGGCGGAACTGCCAGAAGCGGTCGGGCTTCTCGGGGTTGCCGAAGTTGAGGCCGTCGGTGATGCCCGCCGGCTCGGCGCCGGTGCAGACGACGTTGCGCGCGGCCTCGGCGACCGCGATCTGCGCGCCGACGTAGGGATCGAGATAGCAGTAGCGGCTGTTGCAGTCGGTGGTCACCGCGATCCCGTGGGGCGTGCCCTTGATGCGCAGCACCGCCGCGTCACCGCCGGGCAAGACGACGGTGTTAACCTGCACCATGTGGTCGTACTGCTCCCACACCCAGCGCTTGCTGGCGAGGTTGGGGCTCGCCAGCAGGTCGAGCAAGACGCGACCGTAGTCCCGGGGCAGCCGCAGCGCCGACAGGTCGCGGGCCTGTACCTCGCGCAGGTGCGGCGGCTCCTCGACCGGCATGTCATAGGTAGGCGGGCTGGCGAGCTCTTGCGCGTCCATCTCGGCCACGACCTTGCCGTTGTCGCGGACGCGCAGGATGCCGTCGTCGGTGACGCGGCCGATGACGACCGCGTTGAGGTCCCACTTGTGGAAAATGGCGGCGACGCGATCTTCCCCGCCGGCCTTAACCGCGAGGAGCATCCGCTCCTGGGACTCCGACATCATCAGCTCGTAGGGTTCCATGCCCGCCTCGCGCCGCGGCACCAGCGCGAGATCCACATCCATGCCCGTGCCGGCGGCGGCGGCCATCTCGCAGGTGGTGCAGGTCAGCCCTGCCGCGCCCATGTCCTTCATGCCGACGATGGCGCCGGTATCCAGCGCCTCCAGGCAGGCCTCGATCAGGCACTTCTCGGTAAAGGGATCGCCGATCTGCACCGTCGGGCGCTTCTCCTCGTCCGCGCCGAACTCGTGGCTGGCCAGCACGCTGCAGCCGCCGATGCCGTCGCGCCCGGTGGAGGAGCCGACGTACATGACCGCGTTGCCGGGGCCGTCGGCGCGGCCGAGGACGATGCGGTCGGTGGGGACGACGCCGACGCACATGACATTGACCAGGCAGTTGCCGCGGTAGCAGCGGTTGAAATAGACCTCGCCGCCGACGGTGGGGACGCCGACGCAGTTGCCGTAGAACTGGATGCCGTCCACCACGCCCGTGAAAAGGAACCGGGCCAGGCTGGTCTCCAGCTCGCCGAAGCGCAGCGAGTTGAGGCAGGCGATGGGGCGCGCGCCCATGGTGAAGATGTCGCGGATGATCCCCCCCACGCCGGTGGCCGCGCCCTGCTTGGGCTCGACCTGGGAGGGGTGGTTGTGGCTTTCGAGCTTGAACAGGACGGTGATGCCGGGGGCGATCTCGACCCCCCCCGCGTCGCCCGCGACCTGGGGTGCGAACTTGCCCTCGCGCGGCAGCAGTCCCAGCAGCGGCCGCGAGCGCGGGTAGCCGCAGTGCTCCGACCACTCGACCGAGAACATCGCCAGCTCCGTCGGCGTCGGCTCCCGCCCCAGCAACTGCTCGATTCGCTGGTATTCCTCGTCCTTGAGGCCCAACTCGCGATAGACAGCGGGTTCGATCATGTCCATTATCCGCAGGAGGCGCCATCCACAGATCACACAGATGGGGACAAGATCAGCCGCCGACGAACGCCGATAGACGCCGATGACAGCCACCGTAGGGGCACAGCATGCTGTGCCCGAGACGTAGGGGCGCAGTTCACTGCGCCCAATCTGGATGGGCGTGATGTCCCTAGGTCAGAGACCGGGATGGCGGCCTTGAGGCCTAGCCAAATCACACCCCTACATCTTCGCAGTCTGTGTAATCTATGTAATCTGTGGATTATCCCTCCCCTGATTCACAATGCCTGCAATATGCTCTCGAATATCACCCGCCCGTCGCTGGCGCCGAGGATCGCCTCGGCGCAGCGCTCGGGATGGGGCATCATCCCCAGAACATTGCGCCCCTCGTTGCAGATGCCGGCGATGTTGTCCATCGAGCCGTTGGGGTTCGCATCAACCGTCACGCGGCCATCGGGCCGGCAATAGCGAAACACGATCTGCCCGTTGTCACGCAGGCGGCGCAGGGTTCCGGTGTCCGCGTAGTAGTTGCCCTCGCCGTGGGCGATGGGGATACGCAGCACCTGCCCCTCGCGACCGGCGCCGGTGAACGGGGTCCGCGGCTGCTCCAGGCGCAGGTGGAGGTGTTTGCAGATGAACTTCTGGTTCTGGTTGCGCCGCATCGCCCCCGGCAGCAGCTGCGCCTCGAGCAGGATTTGGAACCCGTTGCAGATGCCGATGACCAGGCCGCCCGCGCGCGCGAACTCCGCCACCGCGCCCATCACCGGCGACAAGCGGGCGATGGCACCGGTGCGCAGGTAGTCGCCATAGGTGAACCCGCCCGGCAGGATGACGCAGTCCAGCCCCGACAGGTCGGTGTCGCGGTGCCAGACATAGCGCGCCTGCGCGCCCAT
The Armatimonadota bacterium genome window above contains:
- the purF gene encoding amidophosphoribosyltransferase, whose protein sequence is MSSMHRPCSASRHEAPRESCGVFGVFSPGEDVARMAYFGLIQLQHRGEESAGIAVTGGGKLKLHRGMGLVMQVFDEDTLALLGGDAAIGHNRYSTMGGSHPANAQPLLTPVPGFGANLALGHNGSLVNAPELRQRLNAAGIHLESTTDSEIIAKLIALEADTAPTFQDAIRAAASACQGSYSLTMLTDGLGPGDREGRLLALRDPWGVRPLCIGELDAGRCVIASESCALPVLGARLVREVERGELVIVGRDGLRSVQLLEPQRPALCVFEFIYFARPDSVIAGVLLHQARRRMGHALAAEHPAAADLAIPVPETGWPAAIGYAEAAGIPLGQGLIRNRYIGRTFIQPDQRMREQGARLKYASLHQEVEGKRLVVIDDTIIRGTTKAQTVGLLRDAGAAEVHVRITAPPYRYPCFYGVDTSARGTLIAARASCLDDIRREIGADSLGYLSADGLVRAVGLPRESLCMACLEGEYPIEVSDELLAQKTALEQPG
- the purL gene encoding phosphoribosylformylglycinamidine synthase subunit PurL, yielding MIEPAVYRELGLKDEEYQRIEQLLGREPTPTELAMFSVEWSEHCGYPRSRPLLGLLPREGKFAPQVAGDAGGVEIAPGITVLFKLESHNHPSQVEPKQGAATGVGGIIRDIFTMGARPIACLNSLRFGELETSLARFLFTGVVDGIQFYGNCVGVPTVGGEVYFNRCYRGNCLVNVMCVGVVPTDRIVLGRADGPGNAVMYVGSSTGRDGIGGCSVLASHEFGADEEKRPTVQIGDPFTEKCLIEACLEALDTGAIVGMKDMGAAGLTCTTCEMAAAAGTGMDVDLALVPRREAGMEPYELMMSESQERMLLAVKAGGEDRVAAIFHKWDLNAVVIGRVTDDGILRVRDNGKVVAEMDAQELASPPTYDMPVEEPPHLREVQARDLSALRLPRDYGRVLLDLLASPNLASKRWVWEQYDHMVQVNTVVLPGGDAAVLRIKGTPHGIAVTTDCNSRYCYLDPYVGAQIAVAEAARNVVCTGAEPAGITDGLNFGNPEKPDRFWQFRRAVEGLVAACRAFRLPVVSGNVSFYNESQADAIYPTPVIGLVGVIEDLERRATIDFKEAGDEIILLGESRDELGGSEYLALAHGLEAGHPPALDLGREQAVQAACLAAIRAGLVRSAHDCADGGLAVALAEMCIRGNLGAEIRLPAGPADIRLDAALFGESQSRIVLAVRPQEVEAVTRIAESQGAPWALIGKVGGDSLRIESASGAGIIDLPVAEMEPAYEGAIPGLMG
- the purQ gene encoding phosphoribosylformylglycinamidine synthase subunit PurQ encodes the protein MKTFGVVVFPGSNCDHDCYHAVAHAMGAQARYVWHRDTDLSGLDCVILPGGFTYGDYLRTGAIARLSPVMGAVAEFARAGGLVIGICNGFQILLEAQLLPGAMRRNQNQKFICKHLHLRLEQPRTPFTGAGREGQVLRIPIAHGEGNYYADTGTLRRLRDNGQIVFRYCRPDGRVTVDANPNGSMDNIAGICNEGRNVLGMMPHPERCAEAILGASDGRVIFESILQAL